In Struthio camelus isolate bStrCam1 chromosome 13, bStrCam1.hap1, whole genome shotgun sequence, the following are encoded in one genomic region:
- the LOC138069191 gene encoding protocadherin gamma-A12-like produces the protein MSAGERRWGRRERGRGRGRALLWCALVAAWELAWGQLRYSVPEEMQKGSFVGDVAKDLGLEPAALRARGARIVDKGRRQYFALHDRTGHLVTAERIDREQVCRLVEKCVLRCEVIAAGEMKVYAIEVEIRDVNDNAPSFREAETELKVSETTAPGSRFPLAEAQDPDSGRNALQRYELSGDEHFGLAVQTGPNGEKQPELVLAKALDREEGAFHELVLRAEDGGEPARTGTARIRVVVLDANDNAPVFSQAVYTVRVREDVPVGSALVTVRATDADDGLNGEVKYSLKKVTEKASQMFQLDHETGGITLVRSLDFEEGDSYELGVQATDGGGLSDRAKVVIAVTDVNDNAPELTVTSSRSAVSEDSAVGTMVALLHVQDRDSGANGEVRLSLGAGLPFRLRSSLGSYYSVVTARELDREEVSEYNVTVRATDGGSPALWSSAVLPLRVLDVNDNAPVFGEARYSAWLPENNGKGALVLRVRAADADWGQNGRVRYRLCEGQVRGAPLSSYVSVHAETGALYALRSFDYEEVREVGLWVRAEDGGAPALSSNVSVRLFIVDENDNAPQVLYPAAAAAAGAGAGAGAGWSGVELAPRSAEPGTLVAKVVAVDADSGQNAWLSYELAKATEPGLFRVGLHSGEVRTARLPVARDAPRQRLVVVVKDHGQPALSATATLHVVLAESVAELLSELSGAAAPGEPAGSLTRWLVLAVAAVACLFLAFLLALLALRLRRWRRSRLLAAGSGASRAAPASPFVGIDGVRAFLHSYSHELSLTADSRKSQRRCPGASGSNTLPAPPPPDKRAPLLPEEPAGAGAGSGSDSGSDSGSDSGDALPL, from the exons ATGTCGGCTGGAGAGAGGCGCTGGGGCCggcgagagcgagggcgagggcgagggcgagcgcTGCTGTGGTGCGCCTTGGTGGCGGCGTGGGAGCTGGCGTGGGGGCAGCTCCGCTACTCGGTGCCCGAGGAGATGCAGAAGGGCTCTTTCGTGGGCGACGTGGCCAAGgacctggggctggagccggcggcgctgcgcgcccgcggcgcccgcaTCGTCGACAAAGGTAGGCGGCAGTATTTCGCTCTGCATGACAGGACCGGCCATTTGGTGACGGCGGAAAGGATAGACAGAGAGCAGGTGTGCCGGCTGGTGGAGAAATGCGTGCTGCGCTGTGAGGTGATCGCGGCGGGCGAAATGAAGGTTTATGCGATCGAGGTGGAAATCAGAGACGTTAACGACAACGCGCCCAGCTTCCGAGAGGCAGAAACGGAGCTGAAAGTGAGCGAGACCACAGCCCCGGGGTCGCGGTTTCCCCTGGCTGAGGCTCAGGACCCGGACAGCGGGAGGAATGCCCTGCAGCGCTACGAGCTGAGCGGCGACGAGCACTTCGGTCTGGCCGTGCAGACGGGACCGAATGGGGAGAAACAGCCCGAGCTGGTGCTGGCGAAGGCGCTGGACCGGGAGGAAGGCGCGTTTCACGAGCTGGTGCTGAGGGCTGAGgacggcggggagccggcgcggacGGGCACGGCGCGGATCCGCGTGGTGGTGCTGGACgcgaacgacaacgcgccggtgttCAGCCAGGCGGTGTACACGGTGCGCGTGCGGGAGGACGTGCCCGTGGGCTCCGCCCTGGTCACCGTCAGAGCCACCGATGCCGACGACGGCCTGAACGGAGAGGTGAAATACTCACTGAAGAAAGTCACAGAGAAGGCATCGCAGATGTTCCAGCTGGACCATGAGACGGGAGGGATCACCCTGGTGAGGAGCCTGGACTTCGAGGAAGGCGACTCGTACGAGCTGGGGGTGCAGGCGACGGACGGCGGGGGCCTTTCCGATAGGGCGAAGGTCGTGATCGCGGTGAcggacgtgaacgacaacgcgcccgaACTGACAGTCACGTCGTCGCGGAGCGCGGTGTCCGAGGACTCTGCGGTGGGGACGATGGTGGCCCTGCTGCACGTGCAGGACCGGGACTCGGGGGCGAACGGGGAGGTGAGGCTGTCgctgggcgcggggctgccgttCCGGCTGCGGAGCTCGCTGGGCAGCTACTACAGCGTGGTGACGGCGCGGGAGCTGGACCGGGAGGAGGTGTCGGAGTACAACGTGACGGTGCGGGCGACGGACGGCGGGTCGCCGGCGCTGTGGAgcagcgcggtgctgccgctgcgggtgctggacgtgaacgacaacgcgccggtgttCGGCGAGGCGCGCTACAGCGCCTGGCTGCCCGAGAACAACGGCAAGGGCGCGCTGGTGCTGAGGGTGCGGGCGGCGGACGCGGACTGGGGGCAGAACGGGCGCGTGCGGTACCGGCTGTGCGAGGGGCAGGTGCGGGGCGCGCCGCTCTCGTCCTACGTGTCGGTGCACGCGGAGACGGGCGCGCTGTACGCGCTGCGCTCCTTCGACTACGAGGAGGTGCGCgaggtggggctgtgggtgcgggCGGAGGACGGGGGCGCGCCGGCGCTGAGCAGCAACGTGTCGGTGCGGCTCTTCATCGTGGacgagaacgacaacgcgccgcagGTGCTgtacccggcggcggcggcggcggcgggcgcgggcgcgggcgcgggcgcgggctggTCGGGCGTGGAGCTGGCGCCGCGGTCGGCGGAGCCCGGGACGCTGGTGGCCAAGGTGGTGGCGGTGGACGCGGACTCGGGGCAGAACGCGTGGCTGTCGTACGAGCTGGCCAAGGCGACGGAGCCGGGGCTCTTCCGCGTGGGGCTGCACAGCGGCGAGGTGCGCACGGCGCGGCTGCCGGTGGCGCGCGAcgcgccgcggcagcggctggtggtggtggtgaaggaccacgggcagccggcgctgTCGGCCACGGCCACGCTGCACGTGGTGCTGGCCGAGAGCGTGGCGGAGCTGCTGTCGGAgctgagcggcgcggcggcgccgggcgagccGGCCGGCAGCCTGACGCGCTGGCTGGTGCTGGCCGTGGCGGCCGTGGCGtgcctcttcctcgccttcctgctggcgctgctggcgctgcgcctgcgccgctggcgccgctcgcggctgctggccgcgggcagcggggcctcgcgcgccgccccggcctcgccctTCGTGGGCATCGACggcgtccgcgccttcctccacTCCTACTCGCACGAGCTCTCGCTCACCGCCGACTCGCGCAAGAgccagcgccgctgcccgggcgccagcggctccaacaccctgccggccccgccgccgcccgacaaacgcgcgccgctgctgcccgaagagcccgccggcgccggcgccggcagcggcagcgacAGCGGCAGCGACAGCGGCAGCGACAGCGGAGACGCCCTCCCG CTGTAA
- the LOC138069154 gene encoding protocadherin beta-4-like — protein sequence MASARQVLCLCVVLSVPHVRSEPLRYSVAEERESGSLVANVAKDVGLDLAQLWAREARLVSEDGRQHFRLDRRTGRLAVRERIDREEICGQSITCTLSFELLLGNPLQFFRIEVAVEDINDHSPVFPEEQVTLKIVEMSEPGSRFPLEGARDLDVGSNSLQAYSIAPENEYFSVSFRSQSEGDSSVELVLAKPLDREEQAEIGFSLIATDGGSPPRSGTAQIRIVVLDVNDNAPVFTQERYRGQVLEDAPEDSVVLRVVATDADVGVNGEIRYSFSQAVGHRRPAFKIDAVTGDIRVTRPLDFEAAEKHELSVRATDGGGLSALCKVVVEVVDVNDNAPELVVSSFRSPLAESASPGTVVGLFVVKDRDAGDNGKVVCSLEDSVSPFSLRPAYKNYYELVTASTLDREQTAQYILAVTAADAGSPALTTTQTFTVDVSDVNDNAPVFNQTSYTMYVRENNDPAALVGAVRAADEDVGPNSKVTYSLAPAQPAERAPRSYVSVNSENGNVFVLRPLDYEQVRQLEVVVSAADSGSPPLSANVTVRILVVDENDNAPVVLHPAQDSSPPSSELVPTSAEAGYLVTKVVAVDADSGQNSWLSYHLLKATDPGLFAVGAQTGEVRLRRPVAERDAVKQKLLVLVRDNGRPPLSATAALGALLLDGFSDAHMPRSGLAPEDEGGSLTVYLIVSLALVSLLFLASATAFVACKVRKRTAPKEGTVLYGPGNFQSSLADAAGTATLPHAYCYEISLTTGSGNSEFKFLKPVLPSLPPQRCGTERGAAGEEDFPSGLTAAEEPRPQSAGTLPAGQFSRLPFD from the coding sequence ATGGCGTCTGCAAGGCAAGTGCTTTGTCTCTGTGTTGTTCTCTCCGTGCCGCATGTTCGCTCCGAGCCGCTTCGCTACTCGGTCGCCGAGGAGAGGGAGAGCGGCTCCCTGGTCGCTAATGTCGCGAAGGACGTGGGGCTGGACCTGGCGCAGCTCTGGGCTCGCGAGGCCCGGCTTGTTTCGGAGGACGGCCGGCAGCATTTTCGGTTAGACCGCAGGACCGGCCGCCTGGCCGTCAGGGAGAGGATAGATCGGGAAGAGATCTGCGGCCAGTCCATCACGTGCACGCTCTCCTTTGAGTTACTGCTGGGAAACCCCCTGCAGTTCTTTCGGATCGAAGTGGCCGTAGAGGATATCAATGACCATTCGCCAGTTTTCCCGGAGGAACAAGTGACTTTAAAGATCGTGGAAATGAGCGAGCCGGGGTCCCGCTTCCCGCTGGAGGGGGCTCGGGACCTGGATGTTGGCAGCAACAGCCTGCAGGCTTACAGCATCGCTCCCGAGAACGAGTATTTCAGCGTCTCTTTCCGGAGTCAGAGTGAAGGCGACAGTTCCGTCGAATTAGTCTTGGCCAAGCCGCTGGACAGAGAGGAGCAAGCGGAGATTGGTTTCAGCCTCATTGCCACGGACGGGGGCTCTCCGCCGCGGAGCGGGACGGCCCAGATCCGCATCGTTGTCCTGGACGTAAATGACAACGCCCCTGTCTTCACGCAGGAACGGTACAGAGGCCAGGTTTTGGAAGACGCCCCGGAGGACTCCGTGGTTCTGCGCGTGGTCGCGACTGACGCGGATGTGGGAGTTAACGGGGAGATACGGTACTCGTTCAGTCAGGCGGTGGGGCACAGGCGCCCGGCGTTCAAGATCGACGCCGTGACTGGTGACATTCGTGTCACCCGGCCTCTGGATTTCGAAGCGGCGGAGAAACACGAGCTGAGCGTGCGCGCCACAGACGGCGGGGGTCTCTCGGCGCTCTgcaaggtggtggtggaggtggtggatgtgaacgacaacgcgccggagCTGGTGGTGAGTTCCTTCCGCAGCCCGCTCGCCGAGAGCGCGTCGCCCGGGACGGTGGTGGGCCTCTTTGTCGTTAAGGACCGGGACGCCGGGGACAACGGGAAGGTGGTCTGTTCCCTGGAAGACTCTGTGTCCCCTTTCTCCCTGAGGCCTGCCTATAAGAATTACTACGAGCTGGTGACAGCGAGCACCCTGGACCGGGAGCAGACGGCGCAGTACATCCTCGCCGTCACGGCGGCCGACGCGGGGTCCCCGGCTCTCACGACCACGCAGACCTTCACGGTGGACGTCTCCGACGTCAATGACAACGCGCCCGTGTTCAACCAGACGTCGTACACCATGTACGTGCGCGAGAACAACGACCCGGCCGCGCTCGTCGGGGCCGTCCGCGCCGCGGACGAGGACGTGGGGCCCAACTCGAAGGTGACCTATTCCCTGGCGCCGGCCCAGCCCGCGGAGCGGGCCCCGCGCTCCTACGTCTCCGTGAACTCCGAGAACGGGAACGTGTTTGTGCTGCGGCCGCTGGACTACGAGcaggtgaggcagctggaggtGGTGGTGAGCGCCGCCGACTCGGGCTCGCCGCCCCTCAGCGCCAACGTCACCGTCCGCATCCTGGTGGTGGACGAAAACGACAACGCGCCCGTGGTCTTGCACCCCGCGCAGGACAGCTCGCCGCCGTCCAGCGAGCTGGTGCCCACGTCGGCCGAGGCGGGCTACCTCGTCACCAAAGTGGTCGCCGTCGACGCCGACTCGGGGCAGAATTCGTGGCTCTCCTACCACCTGCTCAAGGCAACGGACCCCGGGCTGTTCGCCGTGGGGGCGCAAACCGGGGAGGtgcggctgaggaggccggtggcGGAGAGGGACGCCGTGAAGCAGAAGCTGCTCGTCCTGGTGCGCGACAACGGGCGGCCGCCGCTGTCCGCcacggcggcgctgggcgcgctCCTGCTCGACGGCTTCTCGGACGCGCACATGCCGCGCAGCGGCCTGGCCCCGGAGGACGAGGGCGGCTCCCTGACGGTGTATCTAATCGTCTCCCTGGCCCTCGTCTCGCTCCTCTTCCTCGCGTCCGCCACAGCCTTCGTCGCTTGCAAGGTGCGCAAGAGAACGGCGCCGAAAGAGGGCACCGTGCTTTACGGCCCCGGCAACTTCCAGAGCAGCCTGGCCgacgccgccgggacggcgactCTGCCCCACGCCTACTGCTACGAGATCAGCCTCACAACGGGCTCGGGCAACAGCGAGTTCAAGTTCCTGAAGCCGGTCCTCCCCAgcctgccgccgcagcgctgcggcacggagcggggcgctgccggggaaGAGGATTTCCCCAGCGGCCTCACCGCCGCCGAGGAACCGCGGCCGCAGAGCGCCGGGACGCTGCCTGCGGGACAGTTCAGCAGGCTTCCCTTTGACTAG